One genomic window of Octopus bimaculoides isolate UCB-OBI-ISO-001 chromosome 2, ASM119413v2, whole genome shotgun sequence includes the following:
- the LOC106877046 gene encoding ADP-ribosylation factor-like protein 6, whose amino-acid sequence MGILDTLARWFGLKRKEANILVIGLDNSGKSTILNYLKPSDIRSQDIVPTVGFNVERFQTKSLSFSAFDMSGQGRYRSLWEHYYKDCHGIIFVIDSSDLLRMVVAKDELDHLLTHQHIKNRHVPLLFYANKMDMRDSISKLKCVELLGLDQLKIRAWHICSSNALTGDGVSEGISWLTEQIIAVNNNNRN is encoded by the coding sequence ATGGGAATATTAGATACACTTGCTCGATGGTTCGGCTTGAAACGGAAAGAGGCTAATATTTTAGTCATCGGTTTGGATAACAGTGGTAAAAGTACAATTTTAAACTATCTTAAACCTTCGGACATAAGATCTCAGGATATTGTCCCGACTGTTGGTTTTAATGTGGAACGATTTCAAACAAAATCTTTGTCGTTTTCGGCCTTTGATATGTCAGGCCAGGGTCGCTATCGTAGTCTATGGGAACATTACTACAAGGATTGCCATGGTATTATCTTCGTCATCGATAGTAGTGACCTCTTAAGAATGGTTGTGGCCAAAGATGAACTGGATCATTTACTCACACACCAACATATCAAGAACCGCCACGTCCCTTTGCTGTTTTATGCTAATAAGATGGATATGAGAGATTCCATTTCCAAGCTGAAATGCGTCGAACTGTTAGGATTAGACCAACTTAAGATCCGAGCGTGGCATATCTGTTCTAGTAACGCACTGACCGGTGATGGTGTTAGTGAAGGGATTAGCTGGCTCACCGAACAAATTATTGcagttaacaataacaacagaaattaa
- the LOC106877059 gene encoding WD repeat-containing protein 18 → MATTKKSNEVLFTTDTSGEHWNVCMWDFHSGTSLSYYKGGSTTSRGLALIAGEYLLAANNARSVLHVWTLQRREQMQSKVVFPKKISSLAVSPDGCFCVAGIEEKIYVWQVSSGDLLAIVQKHYQNITCVKFVDNITFVSGGEDNLVVVWSLTDVVRIWKDACLKPEPLFTWKDHSLAITDIHVGAGGLRSRIVTASLDQTCKMWDLCSGQLLCDFVFPVGISSVVMDAADSCLFAGAKNGHIYTVDLFENTNSRQRHVASDTAMIKRVTAFNGHDQQVTCLAMSKEGDKLISGSDDCNVKIWDISSGQCIRTLPHKGAVTNVLISPVTPAMLNPNYKPTRLLGQLKRNLQSVDEEGETVGTVLLKNQPQSCIFEPYTEENGDVIVAYNRAVKNTGTSLDIPYEEGHSDMNEYEKTELIKKLKDELKQVKKVNNKLFEFSILKLSET, encoded by the coding sequence ATGGCGACGACAAAGAAAAGTAATGAGGTTCTGTTTACAACAGACACTTCAGGAGAACATTGGAATGTTTGTATGTGGGATTTCCATTCAGGAACCAGTTTGTCTTACTACAAGGGAGGTAGCACAACCTCTAGAGGCTTGGCTTTGATTGCTGGCGAATATCTTTTAGCTGCTAATAATGCCCGGTCTGTGTTACACGTGTGGACATTACAAAGGCGGGAACAGATGCAGAGCAAAGTTGTATTTCCGAAAAAAATATCTTCCCTTGCTGTTTCACCGGATGGTTGCTTCTGCGTGGCTGGAATCGAAGAAAAGATCTATGTTTGGCAGGTCAGTTCTGGTGATCTATTAGCCATTGTTCAAAAACACTATCAAAATATTACATGTGTCAAGTTTGTTGATAATATCACATTTGTTAGTGGAGGCGAAGATAATTTAGTAGTGGTATGGTCATTAACTGATGTCGTACGCATTTGGAAAGATGCCTGCTTGAAACCTGAGCCTCTGTTTACATGGAAAGATCATTCATTGGCAATTACTGACATACACGTTGGTGCCGGAGGACTTCGATCGCGAATCGTAACAGCTTCCCTTGACCAAACATGTAAAATGTGGGATTTATGTTCGGGTCAGTTGTTATGTGACTTCGTCTTCCCAGTGGGGATATCGTCGGTTGTAATGGATGCTGCAGATAGTTGTTTATTCGCAGGAGCTAAAAATGGACATATCTATACGGTGGATCTCTTTGAAAACACAAATAGCCGACAGAGACATGTGGCGAGTGATACAGCTATGATAAAACGAGTTACTGCTTTTAATGGACACGATCAGCAAGTTACATGTTTGGCAATGTCAAAAGAGGGCGACAAATTAATTTCTGGTTCCGATGACTGCAACGTTAAAATTTGGGACATCAGTAGTGGCCAGTGTATACGAACCTTACCTCACAAAGGTGCTGTCACCAACGTTTTGATTAGCCCTGTCACACCAGCTATGTTGAACCCTAACTACAAACCGACGCGGCTACTTGGCCAGCTGAAACGAAACCTTCAGTCTGTCGACGAAGAAGGTGAAACTGTTGGAACTGTCCTCTTGAAAAATCAACCACAATCTTGCATATTTGAACCTTACACCGAAGAAAACGGTGATGTAATTGTTGCATACAATAGAGCCGTAAAGAATACCGGAACAAGTTTGGATATTCCTTATGAAGAAGGACACAGTGATATGAACGAATATGAGAAAACGGAACTGattaagaaactgaaagatgaaTTGAAACAAGTTAAGAAAGTCAACAACAAACTCTTTGAATTCTCTATATTAAAGCTATCTGAAAcctga